From Oncorhynchus keta strain PuntledgeMale-10-30-2019 chromosome 25, Oket_V2, whole genome shotgun sequence, one genomic window encodes:
- the LOC118358156 gene encoding zinc finger and BTB domain-containing protein 26-like, whose translation MSMAQQQNQVILQFHFGTFGDSMLQKMNLLRHQTRFCDVTVRINDLEVPGHKVVLAAGSPFLRDQFFLQDSSTREVQISMIQEAEVGHQLLLSCYTGTLELPEIELVNYLTVASFLQMGHVVEQCTQALKKFIQPRPCQVKQQPREEEEDGETLRASHAQRLQELPQAQVVHCEVEEDDEDDDDDVTIQLMTPPQRQKRDRSEGEESPITIVKVESVCERVSEMSERPSTSTAVRFPTSPPLSIHSPEPQHSLINSTVDTRASEMTMPPMPGYPLSPLPLPTSATGRPNLGGHLRNSDKSLQWYHQCPKCARVFRQLENYANHLKMHKMFMCLLCGKMFTQKGNLHRHMRVHAGIKPFQCKICGKTFTQKCSLLDHLNLHSGDKPHRCNYCDMVFAHKPVLRKHLKQIHGKNSFDNANERSQLHNGILDFEYGRLQDCSMDNSMDNKPVLVGDSL comes from the exons ATGTCCATGGCCCAGCAGCAGAACCAGGTGATCCTCCAGTTCCACTTCGGAACCTTCGGAGACTCCATGCTGCAGAAGATGAACCTGCTCCGCCACCAGACCAGATTCTGTGACGTCACTGTGCGCATCAATGACCTGGAG GTCCCAGGTCACAAGGTGGTGTTGGCAGCCGGATCTCCCTTCCTCCGGGACCAGTTCTTTCTGCAGGACTCATCCACGAGGGAGGTCCAGATCTCCATGATCCAGGAGGCGGAGGTAGGCCATcagctgctcctgtcctgctACACGGGAACCCTGGAGTTGCCTGAGATAGAGCTGGTCAACTACCTAACTGTGGCCAGCTTCCTCCAGATGGGCCACGTAGTGGAGCAGTGCACCCAGGCTCTCAAGAAGTTCATCCAGCCGCGACCCTGCCAGGTAAAACAGCAGCCtcgggaggaggaagaagatggagAGACTCTCAGAGCCTCTCATGCCCAGAGACTACAGGAGCTGCCCCAAGCACAGGTAGTGCATTGTGAGGtggaggaggatgatgaagacgatgatgatgatgtgacaATTCAGCTGATGACCCCTCCCCAGAGGCAGAAGCGAGACAGGAGTGAGGGCGAGGAGAGCCCCATCACCATCGTAAAGGTGGAGTCCGTGTGTGAGCGGGTGTCTGAGATGTCTGAACGCCCCTCTACCTCCACCGCAGTGCGCTTCCCGACCAGCCCCCCATTGTCGATACACTCCCCCGAGCCCCAGCACTCCCTCATCAACTCCACAGTGGACACCCGGGCTAGCGAAATGACCATGCCACCCATGCCAGGATACCCACTCAGCCCCCTTCCACTACCCACCTCAGCCACAGGGAGACCCAATCTGGGGGGGCACCTACGAAACTCAGACAAATCCCTTCAGTGGTACCACCAGTGCCCAAAGTGTGCCCGCGTGTTCCGCCAGTTAGAGAACTACGCCAACCACCTCAAGATGCACAAGATGTTCATGTGCCTGCTGTGTGGCAAGATGTTCACCCAGAAGGGTAACCTGCACCGTCACATGCGGGTCCACGCTGGCATCAAGCCCTTTCAATGCAAGATCTGTGGCAAGACCTTCACTCAGAAATGCTCTCTCCTGGACCACCTGAACTTACACAGCGGAGACAAGCCCCATCGCTGTAACTACTGCGACATGGTGTTTGCCCACAAGCCCGTGCTCCGCAAACACCTCAAACAAATCCATGGCAAGAACAGCTTTGACAACGCCAACGAGAGGAGCCAACTACACAACGGGATTCTGGACTTTGAGTATGGGCGTCTGCAGGACTGTAGCATGGACAATAGCATGGACAATAAGCCAGTTCTTGTGGGTGACTCTCTGTAG